The proteins below come from a single Saccharopolyspora sp. SCSIO 74807 genomic window:
- a CDS encoding methyltransferase, with the protein MADLATPMAIRVAATLSLVERAGGAGATAERLAAETGTSEPALCRLLDHLVAIGVFDFDAESGRFRPTDLGAGMSGETADGVKPLLDINASGGRADLAFVELLGTVTTGAPAYQSRYGRDFWTDLDAHPQLRRSFDAQMNWRFQVQPAQIAEHFDWTRFGEVLDVGGGNGVVLAAVLRAHPGLRGQVLELPPTAAAAAARFAAAGLDDRAGAVSGSFFDPLPASADAYLLSDVLHDWDDEHARKILAGCRRAAAPGGTVVVIERVPDRGVDTAMNLFMLMCFGGRERTITELAELAAGCGLVLRNRAPVAEGRTALEFGVAPAPDASE; encoded by the coding sequence ATGGCCGATCTGGCCACTCCGATGGCGATACGGGTGGCGGCGACGCTGAGCCTGGTGGAACGGGCGGGCGGCGCGGGAGCGACGGCGGAACGACTGGCCGCCGAGACCGGGACCTCCGAGCCTGCGCTGTGCCGGTTGCTCGACCACCTGGTCGCGATCGGCGTATTCGATTTCGACGCGGAGTCCGGCCGTTTCCGGCCCACGGACCTCGGTGCCGGGATGAGCGGCGAGACGGCGGACGGGGTCAAGCCGTTGCTCGACATCAACGCCTCGGGCGGCCGTGCCGACCTCGCCTTCGTCGAACTGCTCGGGACGGTCACCACCGGTGCTCCGGCCTACCAGAGCCGGTACGGGCGCGATTTCTGGACGGATCTCGACGCGCATCCGCAGCTGCGGCGCTCGTTCGACGCCCAGATGAATTGGCGGTTCCAGGTGCAGCCCGCGCAGATCGCCGAACACTTCGACTGGACCCGTTTCGGCGAGGTGCTCGACGTCGGTGGCGGCAACGGGGTCGTGCTCGCGGCCGTCCTGCGAGCTCATCCCGGCTTGCGCGGGCAGGTCCTGGAGCTGCCGCCGACCGCAGCCGCTGCTGCCGCGAGGTTCGCTGCGGCCGGGCTCGATGACCGAGCGGGCGCCGTCTCCGGCAGCTTCTTCGACCCGCTGCCCGCGAGCGCCGACGCCTACCTGCTGTCCGACGTCCTGCACGACTGGGACGACGAGCACGCCCGCAAGATCCTGGCCGGGTGCCGCCGGGCCGCCGCACCCGGCGGCACCGTGGTGGTGATCGAGCGGGTGCCCGACCGCGGAGTCGACACCGCGATGAACCTGTTCATGCTGATGTGCTTCGGCGGCCGCGAACGAACGATCACCGAGCTGGCCGAACTCGCCGCCGGCTGCGGACTCGTGCTGCGCAACCGGGCCCCAGTGGCCGAAGGACGAACGGCACTCGAGTTCGGAGTCGCACCGGCGCCCGATGCCTCGGAGTGA
- a CDS encoding ATP/GTP-binding protein codes for MGYESSDPRAIVNNQSSGKTSTKIVVAGGFGVGKTTFVGSVSEIMPLTTEAVMTEASVGVDDLTATPGKVTTTVAMDFGRVSLDEDLILYLFGTPGQHRFWFMWDDLVRGAIGAIVLVDTRRLADAFASIDFFDDRQLPYIIAVNTFDGVLHHEMEDVREALTIDKSVPMISCDARNRESTKHALITLVQHAMRRRLAEPAQSSASSQTNS; via the coding sequence GTGGGCTACGAAAGCTCTGATCCTCGGGCGATCGTGAACAACCAAAGCAGCGGCAAGACCTCGACCAAGATCGTCGTCGCGGGTGGCTTCGGGGTCGGCAAGACGACCTTCGTGGGCTCGGTGTCCGAGATCATGCCGCTGACCACCGAGGCGGTGATGACCGAGGCGAGCGTGGGGGTCGACGACCTGACCGCGACGCCGGGCAAGGTCACCACCACGGTGGCGATGGACTTCGGTCGCGTTTCGCTGGACGAGGACTTGATCCTGTACCTGTTCGGCACGCCCGGCCAGCACCGGTTCTGGTTCATGTGGGACGACCTGGTGCGCGGCGCGATCGGCGCGATCGTGCTGGTCGACACCAGGCGGCTGGCGGACGCTTTCGCGTCGATCGACTTCTTCGACGACCGGCAGCTGCCGTACATCATCGCGGTGAACACCTTCGACGGGGTGCTGCACCACGAGATGGAGGACGTGCGCGAGGCGCTGACGATCGACAAGTCGGTGCCGATGATCTCCTGCGACGCCCGCAACCGGGAGTCCACCAAGCACGCCTTGATCACGCTGGTCCAGCACGCCATGCGCCGCCGCCTGGCGGAGCCCGCGCAGTCGTCGGCGTCCTCGCAGACCAACAGCTGA
- a CDS encoding helicase-associated domain-containing protein — MAALADSLRARGDEELVALLRARPDLATPPPADTSVLATRAGVRSSVARACEDLDSFTLSTLEALVLLDADAAPVPLDAVAELLGAEVTPQRTRRSVADLRLRALAWGADEELSVVPAVRESLPTFPAGLGRPAEDMTEAAAHTALAALDQQERDLVGKLAGDQPVGSTKDAGRNFTLADAQTPVQRLLAKGLLLRRDAATVELPRQLAFAVRGAHPMGAVEPEEPLLDLADLGQSTVDSTAAGEVLELLRHLESLLHLWSEEPPDVLRSGGVGVREIRRAAKALEVDESRVSLLVELAVAANLIASSEGNEPQWMLTYGADTWLAAGPEQRWAPLASTWLDMPRLPGLIGARDEKDRLLGPLSEDLRRPLAPRDRMRILSLLDELPGGHGVRKPDDAAAVLAWRAPRRGGRMRDDLVRWTLSEATALGVVALGALSTAGRAALFGDTSQAAKLLGEALPEPLDHVLVQADLTVVAPGRLEPDLAADMELVADVESAGSATVYRVSDSSVRRALDSGRTADELHALFRDRSRTPLPQSLTYLIDDVARRHGRLRAGTASAFLRCDDSVLLEEVLAHPSIGELQLRRIAPTVLVSPLPLAEVVDALRSAGFAPAAEGPDGQVLDLRSEGHRVRGRGRTAPAPSPGPSAPDEEQLTELVAQLRSGDRAGTARRGSAMHPERGRPSAEATLQLLRDAAVQDRSVWLGFVSSNGVASQVVVQPVSVGGGVLQGVDRGTGEPGRYPLHRITSVAVVEE, encoded by the coding sequence ATGGCTGCACTCGCGGACTCGCTGCGCGCACGCGGCGACGAGGAACTGGTCGCGCTGCTGCGCGCCCGGCCGGACCTGGCCACTCCCCCGCCCGCGGACACGTCGGTGCTGGCGACGCGGGCCGGCGTGCGCTCTTCGGTGGCGCGGGCGTGCGAGGACCTGGACTCGTTCACGTTGTCCACGCTGGAAGCACTGGTGCTGCTGGACGCGGATGCGGCCCCGGTGCCGCTGGACGCGGTCGCGGAGTTGCTGGGCGCCGAGGTCACTCCGCAGCGGACCCGCCGATCCGTCGCCGACCTGCGGCTGCGCGCGCTGGCCTGGGGCGCGGACGAAGAGCTGTCGGTGGTGCCCGCGGTGCGGGAGTCGTTGCCGACGTTCCCGGCGGGGCTGGGCCGACCGGCCGAGGACATGACCGAAGCGGCGGCGCACACCGCGCTGGCCGCACTGGACCAGCAGGAGCGGGACCTGGTCGGCAAGCTCGCGGGCGATCAGCCGGTGGGCAGCACGAAGGACGCGGGCCGCAACTTCACCCTCGCCGATGCCCAGACCCCGGTGCAGCGGCTGCTGGCGAAGGGCCTGCTGCTGCGCCGGGACGCGGCGACCGTGGAGCTGCCCCGCCAGCTCGCCTTCGCGGTGCGCGGTGCGCACCCGATGGGCGCGGTCGAGCCGGAGGAGCCGCTGCTCGACCTCGCCGACCTCGGCCAATCCACTGTGGACTCCACGGCGGCCGGTGAGGTGCTGGAACTGCTGCGGCACTTGGAATCGCTGCTGCACCTGTGGAGCGAGGAACCGCCCGACGTACTGCGTTCCGGCGGTGTCGGCGTCCGCGAGATCCGCCGCGCCGCCAAGGCCCTGGAGGTCGACGAGTCGCGGGTTTCGCTGCTTGTCGAGCTGGCGGTGGCGGCGAACCTGATCGCGTCCTCGGAAGGCAACGAGCCGCAGTGGATGCTCACCTACGGCGCGGACACCTGGCTGGCCGCGGGCCCGGAGCAACGCTGGGCTCCGCTGGCCAGCACCTGGTTGGACATGCCGCGGCTGCCCGGCCTGATCGGCGCCCGCGACGAGAAGGACCGGCTGCTCGGCCCGCTTTCCGAGGACCTGCGCAGGCCGCTGGCGCCGCGCGACCGGATGCGGATCCTGAGCCTGCTGGACGAACTCCCCGGCGGCCACGGCGTGCGCAAACCCGACGACGCCGCCGCGGTGCTGGCCTGGCGGGCTCCCCGCCGCGGCGGGCGGATGCGCGACGACCTGGTGCGCTGGACGTTGTCCGAGGCGACCGCGCTGGGCGTCGTCGCGCTCGGTGCGCTGTCCACCGCGGGCCGCGCCGCGCTGTTCGGCGACACCTCGCAAGCCGCGAAGCTGCTCGGCGAAGCGCTGCCGGAACCGCTGGACCACGTGCTCGTGCAGGCCGACCTGACCGTGGTGGCGCCGGGGCGGCTGGAGCCGGATCTGGCCGCGGACATGGAACTCGTCGCCGACGTGGAATCCGCGGGCAGCGCCACCGTCTACCGCGTCAGCGACAGCAGCGTGCGCCGCGCCCTGGACTCCGGCCGTACCGCCGACGAGCTGCACGCCCTGTTCCGCGACCGCTCCCGCACGCCGTTGCCGCAGTCGTTGACGTACTTGATCGACGACGTGGCCCGCAGGCACGGCAGGCTCCGCGCAGGGACCGCATCGGCCTTCCTGCGCTGCGACGATTCCGTGCTGCTCGAGGAAGTGCTGGCGCATCCGAGCATCGGTGAGCTGCAGCTGCGCCGCATCGCCCCGACCGTGCTGGTGAGCCCGCTGCCGCTGGCGGAAGTGGTGGACGCGCTGCGTTCCGCCGGGTTCGCGCCCGCCGCCGAAGGCCCGGACGGCCAAGTCCTGGACCTGCGCTCCGAGGGCCATCGCGTGCGCGGTCGCGGCAGGACCGCTCCCGCGCCGTCCCCGGGCCCGTCGGCACCGGACGAGGAGCAGCTGACCGAACTCGTCGCGCAACTGCGCTCCGGCGACCGCGCGGGCACCGCCCGGCGCGGCAGCGCGATGCACCCGGAGCGCGGCAGGCCGAGCGCGGAGGCCACGCTGCAACTCCTGCGCGACGCGGCGGTCCAGGACCGCAGCGTGTGGCTCGGTTTCGTCAGCTCCAACGGCGTGGCCAGCCAGGTGGTGGTGCAGCCGGTCAGCGTCGGCGGCGGAGTCCTGCAAGGCGTCGACCGCGGCACCGGCGAACCCGGCCGCTACCCGCTGCACCGGATCACTTCGGTGGCCGTGGTGGAGGAATGA
- a CDS encoding nitrate- and nitrite sensing domain-containing protein: MQPRTGQGDGEGDWRLSNWRLRTKLLAVLLIPLLSAVAFGGLHIWDGFAESNTYQRAHEQVRLQNAMNGLVHQLQRERDLSVSRVADGRSADPAALNQTRSAVDQELTGLTGLIDASDPAVSDQFRTEAQNVQSRLSSLRQSVDSTSYPAEGVLRSYTQSITSLLKLNLQGVTGIREPELQRLALATNAIADAQEAASTRAALLNDAIRSGQFRTEQDRELLSADARYESALNYFTAVASPVQAQRYQDTVTGAEVDRANSIAQTALAYDSDNRNLRSLNPQEWDTVADKQVNLVNQVGDELRGQLEQASQQAASNAQQRTILATVATLLALIAALVVAFVVARQLLGSLRTLRHSALDVADRRLPDAVQSILSEAGPGVTHVEPIPVHSNEEIGRVARSFDAVHSQALRLASEQALLRNNVNDLFVNLARRSQTLVQRQLSVIDRLEQDEQDPDQLSSLFELDHLATRMRRNNENLLILGGTDLTRRMVRPVPLTEVVGAAVSEVEQYTRVAVADSPDLAIQGRVVNDFVHLVAELLENATVFSNPDTEVTVRTAYRRQELVLEIRDRGVGIDSAELSEINERLTRPPEIDVAVSRRMGLYVVGQLAQRHDIRVDLRNNGDLEGGVTASVRLSGELVVQLTPDGPRPMPDVQRVSADDRETVDTGSHAGLAAAFGGAASGRDPAQQLPPAEAEPQASLSGAAQFDQFDQPRTGPAPSAPTGKGAIEKVFVSPEWVTEDDDPADQLDSAPIEPSPQAARQEPAERESTRQEPVRREPEPERSETSQPEQPAAEPSTDYSVRLAARNDYGVSDVPRWDTAERPAIRDEPPEQATTEQPAADAWPAEQAAADFDGQCGTPPGLDGVPEHGGLDDETTTFSRVDDAREDLFNSPFEAEKTQQFARPSADWEPAWQPADPPAPNGAGTEPPPLGMAHQHREADDAPTERLPIYEAVLSQWFREEAAEAPSSGSPETTGSQSLSRDPLGGLANGRSRSRTEPDSSAESDSRAAQPAAGQAEQPVGPDPTAGADALEAPSGFTATQSASADSADPGWGSADVGWQAAEALVEHARGEQETTSAGLPKRVPKSNLVPGSAAPRSQSPSPAKPAAPRSAEAVRGRMSNFQSGVRRGRHAKAEPVSTEPPRRPEEQE, encoded by the coding sequence GTGCAGCCGCGAACCGGTCAGGGGGACGGCGAGGGCGACTGGCGGCTGAGCAACTGGAGACTGCGCACCAAGCTGCTCGCGGTCCTGCTGATCCCGCTGCTCAGCGCAGTGGCGTTCGGCGGGCTGCACATCTGGGACGGGTTCGCGGAGTCCAACACCTACCAGCGCGCGCACGAGCAGGTGCGGCTGCAGAACGCCATGAACGGGCTGGTGCACCAGCTGCAGCGGGAACGCGACCTCTCGGTCTCCCGCGTCGCGGACGGCCGCTCGGCCGACCCGGCCGCGCTGAACCAGACCCGCTCGGCCGTCGATCAGGAACTCACCGGTCTGACCGGCCTGATCGACGCCTCCGACCCGGCGGTCAGCGACCAGTTCCGCACCGAAGCGCAGAACGTGCAGTCGCGGCTGAGCAGCCTGCGGCAGTCGGTCGACAGCACCAGCTACCCGGCCGAGGGGGTGCTGCGCAGCTACACCCAGAGCATCACCAGCCTGCTGAAGCTGAACCTGCAGGGCGTCACCGGCATCCGGGAACCGGAGCTGCAGCGGCTGGCCCTGGCCACGAACGCGATCGCGGACGCGCAGGAGGCCGCTTCGACGCGCGCCGCGCTGCTCAACGACGCGATCCGATCCGGGCAGTTCCGCACCGAGCAGGACCGCGAGCTGCTCTCGGCCGACGCCCGCTACGAGTCCGCGCTGAACTACTTCACCGCCGTGGCCAGCCCGGTCCAGGCGCAGCGCTACCAGGACACCGTGACCGGCGCCGAGGTCGACCGGGCGAACAGCATCGCGCAGACCGCGCTGGCGTACGACTCGGACAACCGCAACCTGCGTTCGCTGAACCCGCAGGAGTGGGACACCGTCGCGGACAAGCAGGTCAACCTGGTCAACCAGGTCGGCGACGAGCTGCGCGGCCAGCTGGAGCAGGCCAGCCAGCAAGCCGCGTCGAACGCGCAGCAGCGCACCATCCTCGCGACGGTCGCGACCCTGCTCGCGCTGATCGCCGCGCTGGTGGTGGCGTTCGTGGTGGCCCGCCAGCTGCTCGGTTCGCTGCGCACGCTGCGGCATTCCGCGTTGGACGTGGCCGACCGGCGGCTGCCGGACGCGGTCCAGTCGATCCTGAGCGAGGCGGGCCCCGGCGTCACGCACGTCGAGCCGATCCCGGTGCACAGCAACGAGGAGATCGGCAGGGTGGCCCGCTCGTTCGACGCGGTGCACTCGCAGGCGCTGCGGCTGGCCTCCGAGCAGGCGCTGCTGCGCAACAACGTCAACGACCTGTTCGTCAACCTGGCCCGCCGCAGTCAGACGCTGGTGCAGCGCCAGCTGTCCGTGATCGACCGGCTGGAGCAGGACGAGCAGGACCCGGACCAGCTCTCCAGCCTGTTCGAGCTGGACCACCTCGCGACCCGGATGCGCCGGAACAACGAGAACCTGCTGATCCTCGGCGGCACCGACCTGACCCGCCGGATGGTGCGGCCGGTGCCGCTGACCGAGGTCGTGGGTGCCGCGGTCTCCGAGGTGGAGCAGTACACCCGGGTCGCCGTCGCCGATTCGCCGGACCTGGCCATCCAGGGCCGGGTGGTCAACGACTTCGTGCACCTGGTGGCCGAGCTGCTGGAGAACGCGACGGTGTTCTCCAACCCGGACACCGAGGTCACCGTGCGCACCGCCTACCGCAGGCAGGAACTGGTGCTGGAGATCCGGGACCGCGGGGTGGGCATCGACTCCGCCGAGCTCAGCGAGATCAACGAGCGGCTGACCAGGCCGCCGGAGATCGACGTCGCGGTCTCCCGCCGGATGGGCCTGTACGTGGTCGGGCAGCTGGCCCAGCGCCACGACATCCGGGTGGACCTGCGCAACAACGGTGACCTGGAAGGCGGCGTGACCGCCAGCGTGCGGCTCTCCGGTGAGCTGGTCGTGCAGCTGACCCCGGACGGGCCGCGCCCGATGCCGGACGTGCAGCGGGTTTCCGCGGACGACCGGGAGACGGTGGACACCGGCTCGCACGCGGGCTTGGCCGCGGCGTTCGGCGGCGCCGCTTCCGGGCGCGACCCGGCGCAGCAGCTGCCGCCGGCCGAAGCGGAACCGCAGGCGAGCTTGTCCGGTGCCGCGCAGTTCGACCAATTCGATCAGCCCCGGACCGGCCCGGCGCCGTCGGCGCCCACCGGCAAGGGCGCGATCGAGAAGGTGTTCGTCTCGCCGGAGTGGGTCACCGAGGACGACGACCCCGCCGATCAGCTGGACTCCGCGCCGATCGAGCCGAGCCCGCAGGCCGCGCGGCAGGAACCCGCCGAGCGGGAATCCACGCGGCAGGAGCCCGTCCGCCGGGAGCCCGAACCGGAGCGGTCCGAAACCTCGCAGCCCGAGCAGCCGGCCGCCGAACCGAGCACCGACTACTCGGTCCGGCTCGCCGCCCGGAACGACTACGGAGTCAGCGACGTGCCTCGCTGGGACACCGCCGAGCGGCCCGCGATCCGGGACGAACCGCCGGAGCAGGCGACCACGGAACAGCCCGCGGCCGACGCGTGGCCCGCCGAGCAGGCCGCCGCCGACTTCGACGGCCAGTGCGGCACGCCGCCCGGCCTGGACGGCGTGCCCGAGCACGGCGGCCTGGACGACGAGACGACCACGTTCAGCCGCGTCGACGATGCGCGGGAAGACCTGTTCAACAGCCCGTTCGAGGCCGAGAAGACCCAGCAGTTCGCCCGCCCGTCGGCCGACTGGGAACCGGCTTGGCAGCCGGCCGACCCACCGGCGCCGAACGGTGCGGGCACCGAGCCACCGCCGCTGGGCATGGCTCACCAGCACCGCGAGGCCGACGACGCGCCGACCGAGCGGTTGCCGATCTACGAGGCGGTGCTCTCGCAGTGGTTCCGGGAGGAAGCCGCCGAAGCTCCCTCCTCGGGCTCCCCGGAGACGACCGGTTCGCAGTCGTTGAGCCGCGACCCGCTGGGCGGGTTGGCGAACGGCCGCAGCCGGTCGCGCACCGAACCGGACTCGTCCGCCGAATCCGATTCGCGGGCCGCCCAGCCCGCGGCCGGGCAGGCCGAGCAGCCGGTCGGCCCGGACCCGACGGCCGGCGCCGACGCGCTGGAAGCCCCGAGCGGGTTCACGGCCACGCAGTCGGCCAGCGCCGATTCCGCGGACCCCGGCTGGGGCTCGGCGGACGTCGGCTGGCAGGCGGCCGAGGCGCTGGTGGAACACGCCAGGGGAGAGCAGGAGACCACCTCGGCCGGGCTGCCCAAGCGGGTTCCGAAGTCGAACCTGGTGCCCGGTTCCGCAGCGCCGCGGTCCCAGTCCCCGAGCCCCGCCAAGCCTGCGGCGCCGCGTTCGGCCGAAGCCGTTCGCGGACGAATGTCCAACTTCCAGAGCGGCGTCCGCCGTGGTAGGCACGCCAAGGCAGAACCAGTCTCGACCGAACCGCCCCGCCGTCCCGAGGAGCAGGAGTGA
- a CDS encoding DUF742 domain-containing protein, which translates to MTSGADPNWDGDLFRNYHRRGGADSWQDDFVDDPRGGQPDNWPGTTGGSDYGRALFGGPGADLFGSGASSSSMPSVSGSVPGTSGHGPSFDMPHAQGAHSRDGRQRPDPQNWGDGGPPSGSMPSLSQSLPPVSQSLPSVSSGSLPAMPNGAPDHGEMQDTGSLVRPYARTRGRTRTDYDLAIETLVSTSDRGRSQANPATPEHRSICGLCLEARSVAEVSAHLRLPLGVVRVLIGDMAGLGLVLIHDSGLVVGDRPSMEFLERVLSGLRKL; encoded by the coding sequence ATGACCTCCGGGGCCGATCCGAACTGGGACGGCGACCTGTTCCGCAACTACCACCGGCGTGGCGGTGCCGACTCCTGGCAGGACGACTTCGTGGACGATCCGCGCGGCGGGCAGCCGGACAACTGGCCGGGCACGACCGGCGGTTCGGATTACGGGCGCGCGTTGTTCGGCGGGCCGGGAGCCGACCTGTTCGGTTCGGGAGCGTCGTCCTCGTCGATGCCTTCGGTTTCCGGTTCGGTGCCCGGCACGTCCGGGCACGGGCCCTCGTTCGACATGCCGCACGCCCAGGGCGCGCATTCCCGGGACGGCAGGCAGCGCCCGGATCCGCAGAACTGGGGTGACGGCGGGCCGCCGTCGGGCTCGATGCCGTCGTTGTCGCAGTCGTTGCCGCCGGTGTCGCAGTCGTTGCCGTCGGTGTCGTCGGGTTCGCTGCCCGCGATGCCGAACGGAGCGCCGGACCACGGGGAAATGCAGGACACCGGCTCGCTCGTGCGACCCTATGCCCGGACGCGGGGCCGCACGCGCACCGATTATGATCTTGCTATCGAGACGTTGGTCTCCACCAGCGACCGGGGCCGATCGCAGGCCAATCCGGCCACGCCGGAGCACCGCTCGATCTGCGGGCTGTGCCTGGAGGCGCGCTCGGTCGCCGAGGTCTCGGCCCACCTGCGGCTTCCGTTGGGTGTGGTGCGGGTGTTGATCGGTGACATGGCCGGTCTCGGCCTGGTCTTGATTCACGACAGCGGTTTGGTCGTGGGTGACCGTCCGTCGATGGAATTCTTGGAGAGGGTGCTCAGTGGGCTACGAAAGCTCTGA
- a CDS encoding roadblock/LC7 domain-containing protein has protein sequence MSQNSFSWLITDFVRRVPGVAHSVVVSADGLLLAGSQGLPRDRAEQLSAVASGLVSLTQGAARCFEAGDVTQTVVEMEQGYLFLMSISDGSCLAVLAAPNADIGLVAYEMTLLVERVGKQLTPELRAQLQGMSRR, from the coding sequence ATGAGCCAGAACAGCTTCAGTTGGCTGATCACCGATTTCGTGCGCCGGGTACCCGGCGTCGCGCACTCCGTGGTGGTCTCCGCGGACGGCCTGCTGCTGGCCGGTTCGCAGGGCCTGCCGCGGGATCGCGCCGAGCAGCTGTCCGCGGTCGCGTCCGGTCTGGTCAGCCTGACGCAGGGCGCGGCGCGCTGCTTCGAGGCCGGTGACGTCACGCAGACCGTGGTGGAGATGGAGCAGGGCTACCTGTTCCTGATGTCGATCAGCGACGGCTCCTGCCTGGCCGTGCTGGCCGCGCCGAACGCGGACATCGGACTGGTCGCCTACGAGATGACCTTGCTGGTGGAGCGCGTCGGCAAGCAGCTCACCCCGGAACTGCGAGCGCAGCTGCAGGGCATGAGCAGGCGATGA
- a CDS encoding ABC transporter permease yields the protein MARLARGLAGLAGLLAVWELACAIGLLDARYLPPPSTVLPRAAELLAGDTDFLLDSVATVLTFLIAVGLAALIAIPLGLLLGSVRPARTAMLTVVEFLRPLPAVALLPLLMLLLGGGPGTKITLATYAAVWPILFNTMYALDEMDPLYTDIARSFRFSRLRTACTVALPHAAPFVATGIRVSASIALVVVVVVELIAGGARGVGTFILEASSGGGRMDLVLAGTVIVGVLGYLINTGLHQLQRRLFGWATSREEL from the coding sequence ATGGCCCGGCTCGCCCGCGGCCTGGCCGGACTGGCCGGCCTGCTCGCCGTCTGGGAACTGGCCTGCGCGATCGGCCTGCTCGACGCCCGCTACCTGCCGCCGCCGTCGACAGTGCTGCCGCGAGCCGCCGAGCTGCTGGCCGGCGACACCGACTTCCTGCTGGACAGCGTCGCGACGGTGCTGACGTTCCTGATCGCGGTGGGACTGGCCGCACTGATCGCGATCCCGCTCGGACTGCTGCTCGGCAGCGTCCGGCCCGCGCGCACGGCGATGCTGACGGTCGTGGAATTCCTGCGCCCGCTGCCCGCGGTGGCGCTGCTGCCGCTGCTGATGCTGCTGCTCGGCGGCGGACCCGGAACCAAGATCACGCTGGCCACCTACGCGGCGGTGTGGCCGATCCTGTTCAACACGATGTACGCGCTGGACGAGATGGACCCGCTCTACACCGACATCGCCCGGTCCTTCCGGTTCAGCAGGTTGCGCACGGCCTGCACGGTCGCGCTGCCGCACGCGGCGCCGTTCGTGGCCACCGGCATCCGGGTCTCCGCGTCGATCGCGCTGGTCGTGGTGGTGGTCGTGGAGCTGATCGCGGGCGGGGCGCGCGGCGTGGGCACCTTCATCCTGGAGGCCAGCTCCGGCGGCGGGCGGATGGACCTGGTGCTGGCGGGCACGGTGATCGTCGGCGTGCTCGGCTACCTGATCAACACCGGCCTGCACCAGCTCCAGCGCAGGCTGTTCGGCTGGGCCACGAGCCGGGAGGAACTGTGA